The following are encoded together in the Juglans microcarpa x Juglans regia isolate MS1-56 chromosome 2D, Jm3101_v1.0, whole genome shotgun sequence genome:
- the LOC121250983 gene encoding probable galacturonosyltransferase-like 10, translated as MFIPRALFSVTILVFMFLSSGDAIRSFPNKLKCVGEEAPIGFRMSMQFSEAPEYQNEPQCAAPPRNSMVFACDPSLVHIAMTIDLEYLRGSVAAVHSVLRHTSCPENIFFHFIASDSSLENISELTRIVRSAFPSLGYRVYIFKETTVNKIISSSIRRALENPLNYARSYLADILDPCVERVIYLDSDVIVVDDIQKLWRIPLTGSRTIGAPEYCRANFTKYFSDEFWSDPEFSKVLKGKRPCYFNTGVMLMDLVRWREGEYTRKIEKWMEIQKERRIYELGSLPPFLLVFGGDVEAIDHRWNQHGLGGDNVVSSCRSLHPGPVSLLHWSGKGKPWARLDGRTPCAVDYLWAPYDLYKVQTP; from the coding sequence ATGTTTATTCCGAGAGCTCTTTTTTCTGTGACTATTCTGGTTTTCATGTTTCTATCCTCCGGCGATGCAATTCGATCATTTCCTAACAAGCTGAAATGTGTTGGCGAAGAAGCACCCATTGGATTTCGCATGTCTATGCAATTCTCAGAGGCACCAGAGTACCAAAACGAGCCCCAATGCGCTGCCCCTCCCAGAAACAGCATGGTATTTGCGTGTGACCCTTCGCTTGTTCACATCGCCATGACGATCGATTTGGAGTACTTGCGAGGGTCTGTTGCGGCTGTACATTCAGTTCTCAGACACACTTCTTGCCCTGAAAATATATTCTTTCACTTTATTGCTTCTGATTCCAGTTTAGAAAACATATCTGAGCTTACAAGGATAGTAAGGTCGGCGTTCCCTTCTTTGGGTTACAGGGTTTACATATTCAAGGAAACTACAGTCAATAAGATAATATCATCCTCGATTCGTCGGGCTCTTGAGAACCCATTAAACTATGCAAGAAGCTACTTAGCCGATATACTCGATCCATGCGTTGAACGTGTAATCTATCTGGACTCCGATGTCATTGTAGTCGACGACATTCAGAAGCTGTGGAGGATTCCTCTAACTGGGTCAAGAACAATTGGAGCTCCGGAATATTGTCGTGCAAACTTCACCAAATACTTCTCGGATGAATTTTGGTCCGACCCTGAATTCTCGAAGGTTCTAAAAGGGAAAAGACCCTGTTATTTCAACACGGGTGTGATGCTGATGGATTTGGTGAGATGGAGAGAGGGTGAGTACACGAGGAAGATTGAGAAATGGATGGAGATTCAGAAAGAGAGGAGGATATATGAGTTGGGTTCTCTTCCGccatttttgttggtttttggtGGAGATGTTGAAGCAATTGATCATAGGTGGAACCAACACGGGCTTGGTGGAGACAATGTTGTGAGTAGTTGCAGGTCTTTGCATCCAGGTCCTGTTAGTTTGCTGCATTGGAGCGGTAAGGGGAAGCCATGGGCTAGGCTCGATGGGAGGACACCATGCGCAGTTGATTACCTTTGGGCTCCTTACGATCTCTACAAAGTACAAACACCGTGA
- the LOC121250984 gene encoding LOW QUALITY PROTEIN: uncharacterized protein LOC121250984 (The sequence of the model RefSeq protein was modified relative to this genomic sequence to represent the inferred CDS: deleted 2 bases in 1 codon), with protein MAASAARALVLSHLTDLSLKPLRPNQAPAYLFSRHLLATRKRRLSSSASIFSCLISGVDGGVSDDFVSTRKSGFDRGFSVIANMLKRIEPLDTSVISKGISDAAKDSMKQTISTMLGLLPSDQFSVTVRVSKRPLHRLLVSSIITGYTLWNAEYRILLTRNLEISTDSTNNRSNCSERREISEAEKESGEDRDTDMRMEDLKSIGPQVFGDLSPEALNYIQRLQSELSDAKEELNAWKQENLQIENGRGNRNNLLEYLRSLDPDMVTELSRPSSLEVEEVIQQLVQNVLLTFFKEERTPDFMGGPINGSTEKHPDGGDEFCGTIGTSRDYLAKLLFWCMLLGHHLRGLENRLHLSCVVGLL; from the exons ATGGCTGCCTCAGCTGCTCGAGCTCTCGTACTCTCCCACCTCACCGACCTGTCACTCAAGCCCCTCCGCCCCAACCAAGCACCGGCCTATCTATTTTCCCGCCACCTTCTCGCCACCAGAAAACGCCGTCTCTCCTCTTCGGCCTCCATCTTCAGCTGCCTTATATCCGGCGTCGAT GGCGGCGTCTCCGACGACTTCGTCTCGACTCGGAAGTCCGGTTTCGACCGCGGATTCTCAGTAATCGCCAACATGCTTAAGCGAATCGAGCCATTGGACACCTCCGTTATCTCCAAGGGCATCTCTGATGCCGCCAAGGATTCCATGAAGCAGACCATCTCCACCATGCTAGGCTTGCTCCCATCCGACCAATTCTCCGTCACGGTTAGGGTTTCCAAGCGCCCCCTTCATCGCCTTCTCGTCTCCTCCATCATCACCGG GTATACGCTGTGGAACGCTGAGTACCGTATATTGTTGACGAGGAACTTGGAGATCTCGACTGATAGTACGAATAATAGGTCGAATTGTTCGGAGCGGCGCGAGATTTCGGAGGCGGAGAAGGAGAGTGGGGAGGATAGGGATACTGATATGAGAATGGAGGATTTGAAAAGTATAGGGCCTCAGGTTTTCGGGGATTTGTCGCCGGAGGCGTTGAATTATATTCAACGGTTGCAGTCGGAGTTGTCTGATGCAAAGGAG GAACTTAATGCCTGGAAGCAGGAAAATTTGCAAATAGAAAATGGCAGAGGAAATAGGAACAATTTGTTAGAGTATCTGCGTTCCTTGGATCCTGATATG GTGACTGAACTATCTCGTCCATCCTCactagaggttgaagaagttaTCCAACAACTTGTTCAAAATGTATTGCTTACATTCTTCAAAGAGGAGAGGACTCCTGATTTTATGGGAGGTCCAATCAATGGAAGTACTGAGAAACACCCGGATGGGGGTGATGAATTTTGTGGCACTATAGGCACTTCGCGTGATTACCTGGCGAAGTTGCTTTTCTG GTGTATGCTGCTGGGTCATCACTTAAGGGGCTTGGAGAACAGGTTGCATTTGAGCTGTGTTGTTGGATTGTTGTGA
- the LOC121250985 gene encoding E2F transcription factor-like E2FF isoform X2, with protein MSSLDLQNPETRPPAYHRKEKSLGLLCSNFLRLYSEEGVATFELDDAASKLGVERRRMYDVVNILESIRIIAKKGKNQYSWKGFGEVPRALEELKVSKNIENGVPSSLQNNWEARSTASLRRDNRRDKSLVILTQSFIKLFLCSDMDFILLDDAAQALLGDNHDTTALRTKVRRLYDIANVFSSMNMIEKTHFPESRKPAFRWLGWKEKRENGSDTPSDLNESKKRLFGIDITNDISKRNRVESSTNCINQTAIDVPMHNRHGDLRIVHDGIKLKQRSKHSSKGIEFGPFAPVNVSGLKDPERRRVIEFQENLTSTYRPQ; from the exons ATgtcttctcttgatcttcaaaatcCCGAAACGAGGCCACCCGCTTACCACCGCAAGGAGAAGTCTCTCGGACTTTTGTGTTCCAA TTTCTTGAGGTTGTATAGTGAAGAAGGCGTCGCAACGTTCGAGCTCGACGATGCAGCTAGCAAACTAG GAGTTGAGCGGCGCCGTATGTACGACGTAGTCAACATATTGGAGAGTATTAGA ATTATAGCAAAAAAGGGGAAGAACCAATACTCGTGGAAGGGTTTTGGAGAAGTTCCTCGGGCTTTAGAGGAGCTCAAG GTTTCAAAGAACATTGAAAATGGAGTGCCTTCTAGTCTCCAAAATAATTGGGAGGCCCGGTCTACAGCCTCTTTGAGAAG AGACAACAGAAGGGACAAATCTCTAGTGATTCTCACTCAGAGCTTTATCAAGCTTTTCCTCTGTTCAGAT atgGATTTTATCTTGCTTGATGATGCTGCGCAGGCATTGCTGGGTGATAACCATGACACAACAGCTTTGAGAA CAAAAGTTAGACGACTGTATGATATTGCGAATGTTTTTTCTTCCATGAATATGATTGAGAAG ACTCACTTCCCAGAGAGTAGGAAACCAGCATTCAGGTGGTTGGGATGGAAAGAGAAACGCGAGAATGGATCTGATACGCCTTCAGATCTGAATGAATCCAAAAAGAGACTGTTTGGGATTGATATTACAAACGACATCTCAAAGAGAAATAGGGTGGAGTCTTCTACGAATTGCATAAATCAGACGGCAATAGATGTGCCAATGCATAACAGACATGGTGATTTGCGAATTGTCCATGATGGGATCAAATTGAAGCAGCGTTCAAAACACAGCTCAAAGGGTATAGAATTTGGCCCTTTTGCTCCTGTGAATGTATCCGGTTTGAAAGATCCTGAAAGGAGAAGAGTGATAGAGTTTCAGGAGAACTTGACTTCAACTTATCGTCCTCAATAA
- the LOC121250985 gene encoding E2F transcription factor-like E2FF isoform X1 codes for MSSLDLQNPETRPPAYHRKEKSLGLLCSNFLRLYSEEGVATFELDDAASKLGVERRRMYDVVNILESIRIIAKKGKNQYSWKGFGEVPRALEELKEDGMREKSNHSDFCNPVKVSKNIENGVPSSLQNNWEARSTASLRRDNRRDKSLVILTQSFIKLFLCSDMDFILLDDAAQALLGDNHDTTALRTKVRRLYDIANVFSSMNMIEKTHFPESRKPAFRWLGWKEKRENGSDTPSDLNESKKRLFGIDITNDISKRNRVESSTNCINQTAIDVPMHNRHGDLRIVHDGIKLKQRSKHSSKGIEFGPFAPVNVSGLKDPERRRVIEFQENLTSTYRPQ; via the exons ATgtcttctcttgatcttcaaaatcCCGAAACGAGGCCACCCGCTTACCACCGCAAGGAGAAGTCTCTCGGACTTTTGTGTTCCAA TTTCTTGAGGTTGTATAGTGAAGAAGGCGTCGCAACGTTCGAGCTCGACGATGCAGCTAGCAAACTAG GAGTTGAGCGGCGCCGTATGTACGACGTAGTCAACATATTGGAGAGTATTAGA ATTATAGCAAAAAAGGGGAAGAACCAATACTCGTGGAAGGGTTTTGGAGAAGTTCCTCGGGCTTTAGAGGAGCTCAAG GAAGACGGTATGAGAGAAAAATCCAATCACTCTGATTTCTGCAATCCTGTTAAA GTTTCAAAGAACATTGAAAATGGAGTGCCTTCTAGTCTCCAAAATAATTGGGAGGCCCGGTCTACAGCCTCTTTGAGAAG AGACAACAGAAGGGACAAATCTCTAGTGATTCTCACTCAGAGCTTTATCAAGCTTTTCCTCTGTTCAGAT atgGATTTTATCTTGCTTGATGATGCTGCGCAGGCATTGCTGGGTGATAACCATGACACAACAGCTTTGAGAA CAAAAGTTAGACGACTGTATGATATTGCGAATGTTTTTTCTTCCATGAATATGATTGAGAAG ACTCACTTCCCAGAGAGTAGGAAACCAGCATTCAGGTGGTTGGGATGGAAAGAGAAACGCGAGAATGGATCTGATACGCCTTCAGATCTGAATGAATCCAAAAAGAGACTGTTTGGGATTGATATTACAAACGACATCTCAAAGAGAAATAGGGTGGAGTCTTCTACGAATTGCATAAATCAGACGGCAATAGATGTGCCAATGCATAACAGACATGGTGATTTGCGAATTGTCCATGATGGGATCAAATTGAAGCAGCGTTCAAAACACAGCTCAAAGGGTATAGAATTTGGCCCTTTTGCTCCTGTGAATGTATCCGGTTTGAAAGATCCTGAAAGGAGAAGAGTGATAGAGTTTCAGGAGAACTTGACTTCAACTTATCGTCCTCAATAA
- the LOC121250986 gene encoding alpha-mannosidase 2, whose translation MAFSTRRGGWAHTLLPLSSTPTPKSKLPRKSRRRLSIRNFIFTNFLAICLAISLFLFLLVVLRYGVPRPISSHFKSQAPRFPRPRKPVYRKPVLSDAAAKDAVLRSTVDITTKDLYDTIQFLDVDGGPWKQGWRVSYKGNEWDSEKLKVFVVPHSHNDPGWKLTVEEYYERQSRRILDTIVETLSKDVRRKFIWEEMSYLERWWKEASESKRESLVNLVKNGQLEIVGGGWVMNDEANSHYFAIIEQMAEGNMWLNDTIGVVPKNAWAIDPFGYSPTMAYLLRRMGFENMLIQRTHYELKKELALHKNLEYIWRQSWDAEETTDIFVHMMPFYSYDIPHTCGPEPAICCQFDFARMHGFSYELCPWGQHPVETNSGNVQERALKLLDQYKKKSTLYRTNTLLVPLGDDFRYISIDEAEAQFRNYEMLFDYINSNPSLNAEVKFGTLEDYFRTLRDEADRINYSLPGEIGSGQVGGFPSLSGDFFTYADRQQDYWSGYYVSRPFFKAVDRVLEHTLRATEMLMALLLGYCQRSQCEKLPVGFSYKLTAARRNLALFQHHDGVTGTAKDHVVQDYGSRMHTSLQDLQIFMSKAIEVLLGIRPEKADQNPSQFEPEQVRSKYDVQPMHKAISAREGTSHSVVFFNPLEQTREEIVMVIVNRPDVTVLDSNWTCVQSQISPELQQNKSRVFTGKHRVHWKVSVPALGLQTYYIANGFGQCEKAKPAKIKFFTQSTSIHCPTPYACSKAEGDVAEIQNWHQTLTFDVRHGLLQKIIFRNGSQNVVGEEIGMYSSWGSGAYLFKPNGDAQSIIEAGGLMVIVEGHLMQEVSSYPRTTWEKPPVSHSTRIYNGDNTIQQLLIEKEYHVELIGPDFDDKELIVRYKTDINNKRVFYSDLNGFQMSRRETYDKIPLQGNYYPMPSLAFMQGSNGQRFSVHTRQSLGVASLKEGWLEIMLDRRLVRDDGRGLGQGVMDNRPMNVVFHILIESNISSIPSLGSNNFPLSPSLLSHCVGAHLNYPLHTFIAKKPLELSVQPPPRSFSPLASPLPCDLHIVSFKVPRPLKYSQQPPEDSRFILLLQRRHWDSSYCRKGRSQCTSVADEPVNLFYMFKGLAVLNAKATSLNLLHEDTQILGYTEQFGDVAQEGHVLISPMEIQAYKLELRPPHQ comes from the exons ATGGCCTTTAGCACCCGGCGTGGGGGCTGGGCCCACACCTTGCTTCCCTTATCGAGCACCCCAACCCCCAAATCCAAGCTCCCCCGAAAGTCCCGCCGCCGATTGTCCATCCGCAACTTCATTTTCACCAACTTCTTGGCTATCTGCCTCGcgatctctctcttcctcttcctcctcgtCGTCCTCCGCTACGGCGTGCCCAGGCCCATCTCCTCCCACTTCAAATCACAGGCGCCACGCTTCCCCAGGCCCCGGAAACCCGTTTACCGGAAACCGGTGTTGTCCGACGCCGCTGCCAAGGACGCCGTTTTGAGATCCACGGTGGACATCACGACTAAGGATTTGTACGACACGATCCAGTTCCTTGATGTGGATGGTGGGCCCTGGAAGCAAGGGTGGAGGGTGTCCTACAAAGGGAACGAGTGGGACTCGGAGAAGTTGAAGGTGTTTGTGGTGCCTCATTCGCATAACGATCCCGGTTGGAAGCTCACCGTGGAGGAGTACTATGAGAGGCAGTCTAGGCGCATACTCGATACGATTGTTGAGACGCTTTCTAAG GATGTTAGACGCAAATTTATATGGGAAGAAATGTCTTATTTGGAGAGATGGTGGAAGGAGGCCTCAGAGAGCAAAAGGGAGTCACTGGTCAATTTAGTAAAGAATGGGCAGCTCGAAATTGTTGGAGGTGGCTGGGTAATGAATGATGAG GCTAATTCACATTATTTTGCCATTATTGAGCAG ATGGCAGAGGGGAATATGTGGTTGAATGACACAATTGGGGTTGTTCCTAAAAATGCTTGGGCAATAGATCCATTTGGTTACTCACCTACCATGGCTTATCTTCTCCGCCGTATGGGTTTCGAGAATATGCTTATCCAGAGGACCCATTATGAGCTGAAGAAGGAACTCGCACTGCATAAGAATTTGGAGTACATATGGCGTCAGAGCTGGGATGCTGAGGAAACTACTGATATTTTTGTACACATGATGCCCTTCTATTCATATGATATTCCACATACATGTGGGCCAGAGCCTGCTATTTGTTGCCAGTTTGACTTTGCTCGGATGCATGGCTTTTCTTATGAACTTTGCCCATGGGGACAGCATCCAGTAGAGACCAATTCGGGAAATGTTCAGGAGAGGGCTCTGAAGCTACTAGATCagtataaaaagaaatcaaCCCTCTACCGAACAAATACACTTCTTGTTCCTCTAGGGGATGATTTTCGTTACATTAGCATTGATGAAGCAGAAGCTCAGTTTAGGAATTATGAGATGCTATTTGATTATATCAATTCTAATCCAAGTTTAAATGCAGAGGTGAAGTTTGGTACTTTGGAAGACTACTTCCGAACCCTACGCGACGAGGCTGATAGGATAAATTATTCACTTCCTGGTGAGATAGGGTCTGGTCAGGTTGGGGGTTTTCCTTCTTTATCAGGCGACTTCTTTACCTATGCTGATAGGCAACAGGACTATTGGAGTGGTTATTATGTTTCAAGGCCTTTCTTCAAGGCTGTTGATCGGGTGCtagagcatacactacgtgccACAGAGATGCTGATGGCTTTATTACTTGGATATTGCCAGAGATCGCAGTGTGAAAAGTTGCCCGTAGGGTTTTCCTACAAGCTGACAGCTGCAAGAAGAAACTTGGCTCTTTTCCAGCATCATGATGGGGTCACTGGTACTGCTAAGGATCATGTGGTTCAGGACTATGGAAGTCGGATGCATACTTCTTTGCAGGATTTGCAGATTTTCATGTCTAAAGCTATAGAAGTTCTGCTTGGTATCCGCCCAGAGAAAGCTGATCAAAACCCTTCTCAATTTGAGCCAGAACAGGTGCGATCTAAATATGATGTTCAACCAATGCATAAGGCAATCAGTGCTCGTGAAGGAACTTCTCATTCAGTGGTCTTTTTTAATCCTTTGGAGCAAACAAGAGAAGAGATTGTGATGGTTATAGTTAACAGGCCAGATGTTACTGTTTTGGACTCAAACTGGACATGTGTTCAGAGCCAAATTTCACCTGAATTGCAGCAGAACAAAAGCAGGGTTTTTACCGGGAAGCACCGTGTCCACTGGAAAGTCTCTGTTCCTGCCTTGGGTCTGCAAACATATTACATTGCTAATGGATTTGGTCAATGTGAGAAGGCAAAAccagcaaaaataaaatttttcaccCAGTCTACTTCCATACATTGTCCGACTCCTTATGCTTGCTCAAAAGCAGAAGGTGATGTAGCTGAAATCCAGAATTGGCATCAAACGCTCACCTTTGATGTCAGGCATGGCTTGttgcagaaaataatctttAGGAATGGTTCCCAAAATGTTGTGGGTGAAGAAATAGGCATGTACTCTAGTTGGGGAAGTGGGGCTTACCTATTCAAACCTAATGGCGATGCACAATCTATCATCGAAGCTGGTGGGCTGATGGTGATTGTAGAGGGTCATTTGATGCAGGAAGTATCCTCTTATCCAAGGACAACATGGGAGAAACCCCCCGTCTCCCACAGCACCCGTATATATAATGGAGATAATACTATACAGCAGTTACTCATTGAGAAGGAATACCATGTTGAGCTTATTGGCCCTGATTTTGATGACAAGGAATTAATAGTTAGATACAAGACGGATATCAATAACAAAAGGGTTTTTTACTCTGATCTAAATGGCTTTCAGATGAGTCGGAGAGAGACATATGATAAGATCCCACTGCAGGGAAATTACTACCCTATGCCTTCTCTTGCATTCATGCAAGGGTCTAATGGGCAGCGATTTTCTGTTCATACTCGGCAGTCTTTGGGTGTGGCAAGCCTTAAAGAGGGATGGCTAGAGATCATGCTTGATCGCCGATTGGTTAGAGATGATGGACGTGGTCTTGGGCAAGGAGTGATGGATAATCGTCCAATGAATGTAGTCTTCCACATCCTTATAGAATCCAATATTTCCTCCATTCCAAGCTTGGGTTCCAATAATTTTCCCTTAAgcccttctcttctttctcattgtGTTGGTGCTCATTTGAACTATCCATTACATACATTCATTGCAAAGAAGCCTTTGGAATTATCTGTGCAGCCGCCCCCAAGATCCTTCTCCCCTTTAGCTTCTCCCTTGCCATGTGACTTGCATATTGTGAGCTTTAAGGTCCCTCGGCCTTTAAAATATTCTCAGCAGCCACCTGAAGATTCTAGGTTCATTCTGCTCTTACAGAGGCGTCATTGGGATTCTTCATACTGTCGGAAGGGCAGATCTCAATGCACCAGTGTTGCTGATGAGCCTGTGAATCTGTTCTACATGTTCAAGGGGCTTGCAGTATTGAATGCAAAGGCAACTTCTTTAAATCTTTTGCATGAAGACACACAGATTCTTGGTTACACCGAGCAGTTTGGAGATGTTGCACAAGAGGGACACGTACTTATTTCTCCCATGGAAATACAGGCTTACAAGTTGGAATTACGGCCACCACACCAATGA
- the LOC121250987 gene encoding mannose-1-phosphate guanyltransferase alpha-like: protein MEISEEKVVAVIMVGGPTKGTRFRPLSFNTPKPLFPLAGQAMVHHPISACKRIPNLAQIFLIGFYEEREFALYVSSISNELKVPVRYLKEDKPHGSAGGLYYFRNMIMEDCPSHIFLLNCDVCCNFPLPDMLEAHRRYGGMGTMLVIKVSAESASQFGELVADPITKELLHYTEKPETFVSDLINCGVYVFTPDIFTAIEGVSTHREDRANLRRVSSFESLQSVTRTFSMDFVRLDQDILSPLAGKKQLYTYETMDFWEQIKTPGMSLKCSALYLAQFRSASPHLLASGDGTKSATVIGDVYVHPSAKVHPTAKIGPNVSISANVRVGAGVRLISCIILDDVEIKENAVIIHSIVGWKSSIGKWSRVQADGDYNAKLGITILGEAVIVEDEAAVINSIVLPNKTLNISVQDEIIL, encoded by the exons ATGGAAATCTCGGAGGAGAAGGTTGTCGCCGTGATCATGGTTGGTGGCCCCACCAAAG GGACTAGATTTAGGCCTCTTTCGTTCAATACCCCGAAGCCCCTATTCCCTTTGGCTGGGCAGGCAATGGTTCACCATCCCATTTCAGCTTGTAAAAGG ATACCCAATCTGGCCCAAATTTTCTTGATTGGATTTTACGAGGAGCGGGAATTTGCGCTATATGTGTCTTCGATATCCAATGAGCTGAAAGTTCCAGTGAG GTACTTGAAAGAGGACAAACCACACGGTTCAGCTGGTGGCCTTTACTACTTCAGAAATATGATCATGGAAGACTGCCCG TCGCATATCTTTCTGCTGAATTGTGATGTTTGCTGCAATTTTCCACTGCCTGACATGCTTG AGGCTCATAGAAGATATGGTGGAATGGGAACAATGTTAGTCATCAAG GTTTCTGCTGAATCAGCAAGCCAGTTTGGTGAGTTGGTTGCTGATCCAATCACCAAAGAGTTGTTGCACTACACCGAGAAACCTGAGACCTTC GTAAGTGATTTGATAAACTGTGGTGTCTATGTATTTACCCCCGACATTTTTACTGCCATTGAAGGTGTGTCCACTCACAGGGAAGACCGAG CTAATCTACGTCGCGTGTCCAGCTTTGAATCCCTCCAGTCTGTGACAAG AACcttttctatggattttgtgagaCTGGATCAAGATATTTTGTCACCTCTTGCTGGAAAGAAGCAATTGTATACATATGAGACTATGGATTTCTGGGAACAGATAAAAACTCCAGG AATGTCTTTAAAATGTTCTGCTCTGTATCTTGCCCAATTCCGATCAGCCTCCCCCCATCTTTTGGCTAGTGGGGATGGCACTAAAAGTGCTACAGTTATCGGTGATGTTTATGTTCATCCATCTGCAAAAGTTCACCCAACTGCAAAG ATTGGCCCCAATGTGTCTATTTCAGCAAATGTTCGTGTAGGTGCCGGTGTAAGGCTTATAAGCTGCATCATCTTGGATGACGTTGAAATTAAG GAAAATGCAGTCATCATTCATTCTATTGTTGGGTGGAAGTCATCTATTGGGAAATGGTCACGTGTCCAG GCAGATGGAGACTACAACGCAAAGCTTGGAATTACGATCCTAG GAGAAGCAGTCATTGTGGAAGATGAAGCTGCTGTGATAAACAGCATTGTTCTACCAAATAAGACTCTTAATATTAGTGTACAGGATGAgataattttgtga